The following is a genomic window from Nitrospira sp..
TCCGCAAGATTGCGCTGAAGTCCGAGGCGATTCCCGGCTTGCAGTTTGCGAAAGGCCTGCGTAATGCGGGAAACAAGCAGCAATTGGCGGCGGCGGCCGTTCAGCTCGCCGAAGGCGTCAAGGCCAAGGGCATCGTCGTGATCACCAGACGGGGGCTCATGGCCGACCTCGTCGCGAACTGCCGTCCGTTTGTGACCGACATCTACGCCTTTACCAACATGAGCCAAGCGCGGCGGACCATGATGCTCAACCGCGGGGTCTTCCCGTTCAAGATCGATTTCAGCTCGGACCCCGAAAAAACTTTGCAAACGGCATTCCGGATCCTGAAGGAGCGTGAACAATTTCAGATCGGCGACAAGGTCGTCATTATCTCAGACGTCTTGGCCCAGCAACGGGTCGACTCGATCCAGATTCGCGACGTACCCGCAGACGACAACCTACCCGAAACCGCCTCGGAGGCAGGATGAGCGAATTCGGCAACCACGCCTACCTCCTCTGTTGGTTCGGACTGACAAACGGTTTGACATCGCCGTACCGACAGTGGCCATCCGACTCATATCTTTAGTGAACGTGGGCGCGCAATCCGCCGTTCTGCATAGGATTCGGCAGCAGCATGATGCAGTTGGGGTTGAACCCCTGCGCTTTTAACGTCTCGATATTCCCCAGAACCTTGTCCTGCTCCAGGTCGATCACGGTGATGGATCCATCGCTCATGCCTTCCAGATTGAGAAAGCTATTCTGGACAAACAGGTACCGCTCATCCGGCGACAACACGCTATGGTGGGCACCGGCCGCGGCGGCAATCGTCTTGAGAAACTTCGGATACCGAGGATCGCTGTTGTCGTATAGATTGACAAACCCCGGTTTGGCCGTCGTCACGAACAAACGGTCTCCCTTCGCGTTGTAGAGCATTTCGAGCGGCATACCCTGTTGCCGATAGCCGAAGTCATCGACCTGATGGAACGAAAACGCCTTGCCGGCCGGATCCCACACACCGGCCCACAATGTCCCTTCAAGCATATTGGTGATATGCACGACCGGAGGATTCGTGTTGGGACTGAACATGACTTCGACAGGAGCGGCTTTTGCCGGCGACGGTTTCGATGAAACCTTGTGCGTCGACAGCACATTGCCGCTGGAAGCTTCCAGCACCGTGATGGAATCTCCGACATCGGACATGTCCGGCTTGACGGTACTGGTGACAAGGACGCGGTCGATGCCGTTGTGAATCGCAATCCCGTGCGGATACCGGATCGTGGCCAGGGAGGGCTCGGCGGCGCTGACGGCCTTGATCGGCTGATCAAGGAGCGCATCCCCCATGATGACGTTGTTCGAGCCCATGCAGGTGAGATACCAGGTCCGGTTATCCTCCGACACGACGAGATCCTCGCCGACCTGGCAATCCGGTACGGCAACTGCGCGCAGCCGGTAGGGAAACCTCGTGAGGTCTACCACATGCAAGAGGCTTTTCCCTAAGGCGGTGATATACGCCTTGCTCTTATCCCGGTTGAAAAAAATGTGATGCGCCACGAGATCGGGGGGCAGGGGAATCTCCATCAGGATTTTTCCGAAGTCCGATGATTTGGGATCAATCTCCATGATCGCGATCCCCTCACGTCTCACAGGTTGGTTCGGCTTGCTCTCGTAATTGAGCAGGGCCAGAATTTCCGCCGATGCAAGAGTGGAACATGCCAGCAACAACCCTAGGGTCAAAATGAACAGTCTCTGTGGTTTCATGGTGGCCTCCGTTCAATTCGTGTCCAGTAAGCGCATGGCGGGCCGATGCCTTCGGCCCGCCGGCCCGTTCAGATTCCTTTCATCGCATGGGTACCATGCGTGATCGCCCCGCCGGCCCGTAAGGCCGCTGCCACGAGCATGGATTCAGCGATTTCCGGGTCCGTCGCGCCCTGCTCTCTCGCCCTGTTCGCATGCAGTTCGATGCAGTACGGACACTGCGTCGTGAAGGCGACGGCCAGGGCCATCAGTTCCTTATACTTCACCGGAATCGCGCCGGCTGCCAACGCGGCCTTATCAAAGGCCGCGAATGCCTTCATCGCCTCGGGGGCATGGGTTGCCAAACTCTTCATCTTGTCCAGATTCGTCATGTCATACAGACCAATCTTCTGATCCATCTCGCTTGTGGTTGCGTTCGTCATGGTGAATCTCCTTTGTGTGAGTATTGTGAGTGTCACGCCCGAATGCCGATGACTTCCAGATATTCTCCGTACACCGCCGTGCAATCCGGCCCTGCTTGATTGTGCGCAGTCCAGAGCGCTTCCAAATCCCGGCGCAAGTGTGTCTGCCCCTCGGCGTCGAGGGAGGCAAAGGCCCGATTGGTCGGCCCGTAGTAGAGGCGGAAGAACTCCACCACTTCGGAGGGAGGAAACGGATAGCTGAAGAGATACTGCTGTCTGGTCAGGCTGAGCCTGGACAACCCGTGACCAAGACGCTCTTGAACCGTGGCTTCGTTGCCCCATAGAACCGGCGACGGCATCCCGGACGGCCCGATGAATTTCGCGACGTTCTTGAACATCTGCCCGACGAACCCCTCCGCCGTCCAGTTGGCCATGGCGAGAGTTCCTCCTGGCACACACACCCGCAACAGTTCCTTCGCCACCACATCAGGCCGCGGGGCAAACATGGCGCCGATCAGGCTTACCACGACGTCGAAACTGGCCGCTTCAAACGGAAGCGCTTCTGCATCGGCAACTTCGAACCGGGCGGCCATCCCTTCCGCTCGAGCCCTGGCCTGTGCCCGCTCCACCCAATTGGCGGCGATGTCCACGCCCATCACCTTCAGCCCATCCTTGGCTGCCATCAACGCAAGTTGGCCGGATCCGCATCCCACATCCAACAGTCGGCTGCCCGGCGCAATCTGGAGTCGCTCATAAAACTCCCGTGCGCCACCTTCCATGTAGCGCGAGAATCGATCGTAATCCCCTGCCGTCCAAATGGTATTGAGACGGGTCTTCAGGCTGTCTATTTCCGGCACGACTGTCGTGGTCATCATGGTCTCCTCCTTCTTGTGTATGGTCTCTGTCCTTGCTCGGTCCTGCGTGCTGTCTGGTCGCACTATAGAACAGAGGCCCTGTCGAGTCTTATCCGCGCGTCT
Proteins encoded in this region:
- a CDS encoding methyltransferase domain-containing protein; protein product: MMTTTVVPEIDSLKTRLNTIWTAGDYDRFSRYMEGGAREFYERLQIAPGSRLLDVGCGSGQLALMAAKDGLKVMGVDIAANWVERAQARARAEGMAARFEVADAEALPFEAASFDVVVSLIGAMFAPRPDVVAKELLRVCVPGGTLAMANWTAEGFVGQMFKNVAKFIGPSGMPSPVLWGNEATVQERLGHGLSRLSLTRQQYLFSYPFPPSEVVEFFRLYYGPTNRAFASLDAEGQTHLRRDLEALWTAHNQAGPDCTAVYGEYLEVIGIRA